A stretch of the Agromyces larvae genome encodes the following:
- a CDS encoding glycosyltransferase, whose protein sequence is MSTDDANGRSPIVWVAGVGWDDIPGTDRRMAEALAALCPVIWIDSPQKLTWSGLRSRRTHASEQVGENLQRVRVPAPPGFSRWPIRLLTAVIHRRVIARSLPRGTVPRAIVVADPVMRFPDGVPGPRLLYVTDDWLAGASAGLMRYAESWIRGVLSSNAQEADAVAAITTPILDQVHTLGVRTGTPVAIVPNGAPKVERVARTRRAIAGLVGQLNERLDLPTLEAVVDSGVPLRLIGPRFDRQAEFSDRLDALIARDDVEWTGSLGSQALAAQLAEIGVGLTPYAESDFNRASFPLKTLEYLAAGVAVVSTDLAASRWLDTEHVTVTTSAAEFADAVRSRASAVGFEGEAIELSRIELAERHGWPQRAVEFLALADRAAVFAGLRGDGRA, encoded by the coding sequence ATGAGCACTGACGACGCGAACGGCCGGAGTCCGATCGTCTGGGTCGCGGGAGTCGGCTGGGACGACATTCCGGGAACCGATCGGAGGATGGCCGAGGCGCTCGCAGCGCTTTGTCCCGTGATCTGGATCGACTCGCCGCAGAAGCTCACGTGGTCCGGGCTTCGTTCGCGCCGGACACACGCGAGCGAGCAGGTCGGCGAGAATCTTCAACGGGTTCGTGTACCTGCCCCCCCGGGTTTCTCGCGCTGGCCGATCAGGCTGCTGACAGCGGTCATCCATCGGCGGGTGATCGCCAGGAGCCTTCCCCGTGGAACCGTGCCGCGAGCGATCGTGGTGGCGGATCCAGTCATGCGATTTCCCGACGGCGTGCCTGGCCCCCGGCTCCTGTACGTGACCGACGATTGGCTCGCCGGCGCCAGCGCCGGGCTCATGCGCTATGCCGAATCGTGGATCAGGGGCGTCCTGTCGTCCAACGCGCAAGAGGCCGACGCCGTCGCCGCGATCACCACCCCGATCCTCGATCAGGTCCACACTCTCGGCGTCCGGACGGGCACACCGGTCGCCATCGTGCCGAACGGTGCCCCGAAGGTGGAACGGGTCGCACGCACGCGTCGCGCGATCGCGGGGTTGGTGGGACAGCTCAACGAACGACTCGATCTCCCGACGCTCGAGGCAGTCGTGGACTCCGGCGTTCCGCTGCGGTTGATCGGGCCGCGATTCGACCGTCAGGCCGAGTTCTCGGACCGCCTCGATGCCCTCATCGCCCGTGACGACGTCGAGTGGACGGGCAGTCTCGGCTCGCAGGCCCTCGCGGCGCAGCTCGCGGAGATCGGCGTCGGACTCACCCCGTACGCCGAATCGGATTTCAACCGAGCGAGCTTTCCGCTGAAGACCCTCGAGTATCTCGCCGCCGGGGTCGCCGTCGTTTCGACTGATCTCGCGGCGTCGCGCTGGCTTGACACGGAGCACGTCACGGTGACGACGAGCGCAGCAGAGTTCGCCGATGCGGTGCGCAGCCGGGCGAGTGCGGTCGGTTTCGAGGGCGAGGCCATTGAGCTCAGCCGGATCGAACTCGCGGAACGGCATGGCTGGCCCCAACGAGCGGTTGAGTTCCTCGCGCTCGCGGACCGGGCGGCGGTGTTCGCCGGTCTGCGCGGGGACGGGAGAGCCTGA
- a CDS encoding glycosyltransferase, which produces MGPELEGWDRTLVTALDGELVWPAAASSATVHRVAGVSGGDGVRCLLVTESLDGGGMDEFVAFLARQLPAFGVHAAVLLAPVGMSRGLGPIAQELAAEGIEVADPGDESEAWITRWKPDVMAVHGNAKRPLEIAAVLGVPAVLVLHGMHDLFDMPESEVVDRYDLLSGVICVSELVRTQYLARSSRIDPARVRTIVNGIDAQRTQGIDRAAARDALGLDDQFLFLSLSRHSMQKNTYGLVSAFGEVARDRANAHLLVCGRADDYSYTEQVLGLRERLPARDRIHLRGSTRRADVLLAAADAFVLDSFFEGWALSSMEALAAGVPVLMSDVGGAREQLAGGPTRGRLVRNPIGDPLAVNWETMSKARFAPQANRAEFVAAMSSFADREMDFADRETIAGDAVERFSAARCVASHAEALEAIARDGRWRRQEGIGDEH; this is translated from the coding sequence GTGGGCCCCGAACTCGAAGGGTGGGATCGGACGCTCGTCACTGCCCTGGACGGAGAACTGGTCTGGCCGGCCGCTGCATCGTCGGCAACGGTGCATCGGGTTGCGGGGGTATCCGGCGGTGACGGTGTCCGCTGTCTGCTCGTCACCGAGTCGCTCGACGGCGGCGGAATGGACGAGTTCGTCGCGTTCCTCGCGCGGCAGCTCCCCGCCTTCGGTGTGCATGCCGCGGTGCTCCTCGCGCCGGTCGGGATGTCCCGGGGGCTGGGACCGATCGCCCAGGAGCTCGCGGCGGAGGGCATCGAGGTAGCCGATCCCGGGGATGAATCCGAGGCGTGGATCACGCGCTGGAAGCCGGATGTGATGGCTGTCCACGGGAATGCGAAGCGCCCCCTGGAGATCGCCGCGGTCCTCGGCGTTCCGGCGGTGCTCGTGCTGCACGGGATGCACGATCTTTTCGACATGCCCGAGTCGGAAGTCGTCGACAGATATGACCTGCTCTCCGGAGTCATCTGCGTCAGCGAACTCGTACGCACCCAGTACCTCGCCCGATCGAGCCGGATCGACCCGGCACGCGTGCGGACGATCGTGAACGGCATCGACGCACAGCGCACTCAGGGAATCGACCGGGCGGCGGCGCGCGACGCGCTGGGACTCGACGATCAGTTCCTCTTCCTGTCGTTGTCACGGCATAGCATGCAGAAGAACACCTACGGGCTGGTCAGCGCGTTCGGTGAGGTCGCTCGCGATCGCGCGAACGCCCATCTGCTGGTCTGCGGCCGAGCAGACGACTACTCGTATACGGAACAGGTGCTCGGGCTCCGCGAACGGCTGCCCGCCCGCGACCGGATCCATCTCCGGGGGAGCACTCGTCGAGCCGATGTGCTGCTCGCAGCGGCCGATGCTTTCGTGCTCGACTCGTTCTTCGAGGGTTGGGCGCTCTCGAGCATGGAGGCGCTCGCAGCCGGCGTCCCAGTGCTCATGAGCGATGTCGGCGGCGCGCGCGAGCAGCTCGCGGGCGGACCGACACGGGGCCGCTTGGTCCGCAATCCCATCGGCGACCCGCTCGCTGTCAACTGGGAAACCATGTCGAAGGCCAGATTCGCCCCCCAGGCCAACCGAGCCGAGTTCGTCGCTGCGATGTCCTCGTTCGCCGATCGCGAGATGGACTTCGCGGATCGGGAGACGATCGCCGGCGACGCCGTCGAGCGGTTCAGCGCGGCGCGGTGCGTCGCGTCCCACGCCGAAGCGCTCGAGGCCATCGCCCGGGACGGCCGGTGGAGGCGGCAGGAGGGGATCGGGGATGAGCACTGA
- a CDS encoding acyltransferase family protein: MSVGGPAESGTPAEPRANSRVLNRIRIFGSGASRVLSLANPEDAGTDAVRGARESVRVPGLDGLRGIAVLCHYDIGKVRAGGAIGVTVFFVLSGYLITTLLVSEFRATGRIDFKAFYMRRIIRLLPAFLLLVAVTLVILTVFQDPTRVSYWGHALASIAYIADYVSATGSSMSVVGHTWSLAVEEQFYLLWPLVLLGVLTLALQRRREPLVAIALILGAAVVWRVAASVVLSPDWVYHAFDTNAYALLTGCLIAVLLIHRPNLVGWRTATFAGRRVSATIAWSSLALLVGCSFWILPFYPGNWICVLAILLTGALLIAGVERLPILSWRPLRWFGTISYGLYLWHAPLLFVRPHDDWIGNPSASATCFSRSASRCSRTISSGSR, encoded by the coding sequence GTGAGCGTGGGCGGGCCGGCGGAATCCGGGACCCCAGCGGAGCCGCGCGCGAATTCTCGGGTCCTCAACCGCATCCGGATCTTCGGCAGCGGCGCTTCGAGAGTCCTTTCGCTTGCGAATCCGGAGGACGCTGGCACGGATGCGGTGCGGGGCGCGCGGGAGTCTGTGCGCGTCCCGGGTCTTGATGGTCTGCGCGGGATCGCCGTGTTGTGCCATTACGACATCGGCAAGGTGCGCGCGGGCGGCGCGATCGGCGTGACCGTGTTCTTCGTCCTCTCGGGCTACCTCATCACGACGCTGCTTGTGAGCGAATTCCGGGCGACCGGGCGGATCGACTTCAAGGCGTTCTACATGCGTCGGATCATTCGACTGCTTCCGGCATTTCTGTTGCTCGTCGCCGTCACGCTCGTGATCCTGACGGTGTTCCAGGATCCGACGCGCGTGTCCTACTGGGGGCACGCGCTCGCGTCCATCGCCTACATCGCCGACTACGTGTCGGCGACTGGCTCGAGCATGTCCGTCGTCGGTCACACATGGTCGCTCGCCGTCGAGGAGCAGTTCTACCTGCTCTGGCCGCTGGTTCTCCTCGGCGTCCTCACTTTGGCTCTCCAGAGGCGACGCGAGCCATTGGTTGCGATCGCGCTCATCCTCGGTGCCGCCGTCGTCTGGCGCGTGGCGGCAAGCGTCGTGCTCTCGCCCGATTGGGTGTACCACGCGTTCGACACGAATGCCTACGCACTGCTGACCGGATGTCTCATCGCGGTGCTGCTCATCCACCGGCCGAACCTCGTGGGTTGGCGTACGGCGACCTTCGCGGGTCGCCGCGTGTCCGCGACGATCGCATGGAGTTCGCTGGCGCTGCTCGTCGGATGCTCGTTCTGGATCCTCCCGTTCTACCCAGGCAACTGGATCTGCGTGTTGGCAATCTTGCTCACCGGTGCGCTCCTAATCGCCGGGGTCGAGCGCCTTCCGATCCTCTCGTGGCGACCTTTGCGGTGGTTCGGCACCATCTCATACGGGCTCTACCTCTGGCACGCGCCTCTGCTCTTCGTCCGGCCGCACGACGACTGGATCGGGAACCCCAGCGCATCGGCCACGTGCTTCTCGCGATCGGCCTCGCGGTGCTCTCGTACTATCTCGTCGGGCAGCCGATGA
- a CDS encoding ABC transporter ATP-binding protein: MKRSTFRLLFSAPTRHRLTLGTLGTVATGFADAAGVALIVPLMQLLSGAAVDQGVLRWLDELFGSPGRETLAMYLAIITFGAFFLKGVAVIGFRWWLLGFLGREEAEMSTRLLRYFLNAPYGLHLKRSSADFIRVINDAVHVVFKQSVIGVMNIISELVTIIAVSITLVILVPVPAFLLLAYFLLIVALFYSVVRPAAKHAGTRLISSIARVYEGAMHALGGIKEIRIRHKAPYFLRRYSRARHDYAAAEHTAAFLGELPKYLFEVAFILGIAGISLYIFATMTPAESVSALAALTAAGFRLLPSVTRLVSSMSTVRLGRPSYEVVLADLRDAELAEENEAADDQVTAPFARLRRDVRFDNVTFTHDGRERPAVDNVSITVPVGESVALVGPSGAGKSTIVDLLLGLYAPESGTIRADGIEIHDMLPAWQQSVGLVPQEVYLLDDSLRANIAFGEEPEDVDPVRLAEAIDGAQLTELVAQLPEGLDTFIGERGIRLSGGQRQRIGIARALYTKPQLLVLDEATSALDNETEQRISETIANLHGTVTIVIIAHRLSTVRDCNEVIFLQDGRVAAAGGFDELQLLNDDFARLVKLGSLK; the protein is encoded by the coding sequence ATGAAACGCTCGACCTTCCGACTGCTGTTCTCCGCCCCGACGAGGCACAGGCTCACGCTCGGCACGCTCGGCACGGTGGCGACAGGATTCGCGGACGCTGCGGGTGTGGCCCTCATTGTCCCCCTTATGCAGTTGCTGAGCGGTGCCGCCGTCGACCAGGGGGTGCTCCGATGGCTCGATGAACTCTTCGGCAGTCCTGGCCGCGAGACGCTGGCGATGTACCTCGCCATCATCACGTTCGGCGCCTTCTTCCTGAAGGGCGTCGCGGTGATCGGATTCCGCTGGTGGCTGCTGGGGTTCCTGGGGCGCGAAGAAGCCGAGATGTCGACCCGATTGCTCCGCTACTTCTTGAACGCACCGTACGGGTTGCATCTGAAGCGGAGTTCCGCCGATTTCATCAGAGTCATCAACGATGCCGTGCACGTCGTCTTCAAGCAGAGCGTGATCGGCGTGATGAACATCATCAGCGAACTTGTGACGATCATCGCCGTCTCGATCACTCTCGTCATACTCGTTCCGGTTCCCGCATTCCTCCTCCTCGCCTACTTCCTCCTCATCGTCGCGCTGTTCTATTCGGTCGTGCGTCCGGCGGCCAAACACGCCGGGACGCGGTTGATCTCATCCATCGCCCGGGTTTACGAAGGGGCGATGCATGCGCTCGGTGGTATCAAGGAGATTCGCATCCGGCACAAGGCTCCGTACTTCCTGCGCCGCTACAGCCGAGCACGCCACGACTACGCGGCGGCCGAACATACCGCTGCCTTCCTGGGCGAACTCCCCAAGTATCTGTTCGAGGTTGCCTTCATCCTGGGCATCGCCGGTATCAGTCTCTACATCTTCGCGACGATGACTCCTGCCGAGTCGGTGAGCGCGCTCGCTGCGCTCACCGCCGCTGGTTTCCGTCTGCTCCCGAGCGTGACCCGCCTCGTGTCGTCGATGAGTACCGTTCGACTGGGACGCCCCTCCTATGAGGTTGTGCTCGCCGACCTCCGCGACGCTGAACTCGCGGAGGAGAACGAGGCCGCAGATGATCAGGTCACGGCCCCCTTCGCGAGGTTGCGCCGCGATGTACGATTCGACAACGTGACGTTCACACATGACGGCCGCGAGCGCCCGGCGGTCGATAACGTGTCGATCACGGTCCCGGTGGGCGAATCGGTTGCGCTCGTCGGCCCGAGCGGAGCCGGCAAGAGCACCATCGTCGACCTCCTTCTCGGTCTCTACGCGCCCGAGAGCGGGACGATCCGCGCTGACGGCATCGAGATCCACGACATGCTCCCGGCGTGGCAGCAGAGCGTCGGCCTCGTCCCCCAGGAGGTCTATCTGCTCGACGATAGTCTGCGTGCGAACATCGCGTTCGGTGAGGAGCCCGAAGACGTCGACCCGGTGCGTCTTGCCGAAGCGATCGACGGAGCGCAGCTGACGGAACTCGTGGCCCAACTCCCGGAGGGCCTCGACACCTTCATCGGCGAGCGTGGCATCCGCCTGTCAGGCGGACAGCGGCAGCGCATTGGCATCGCGCGCGCGCTCTACACCAAGCCGCAGCTGCTCGTGCTCGACGAGGCGACTTCGGCGCTCGACAACGAGACCGAACAGAGGATCTCGGAGACCATCGCCAACTTGCATGGCACTGTCACGATCGTCATCATCGCGCACCGCCTCTCGACGGTCCGGGACTGCAACGAAGTGATCTTCCTGCAGGACGGTCGCGTCGCAGCGGCAGGCGGGTTCGACGAGCTCCAGCTTCTGAACGATGACTTCGCTCGACTGGTGAAACTGGGGAGCCTCAAGTGA
- a CDS encoding glycosyltransferase family 2 protein, producing MRFRIPIRRKTPLSPTVTAVVPCYNYGKYLPDCVRSVLGQPHVEASVIIVDDCSTDGSWQVAQMLAAQNPRVRAVHHERNEGAVATFNHGISLVEAEYLVLISADDALAPGALARATALMAANPQVGLVYGHTSSFSGEIPRWRERPVSWSIWSGEEWLRAQFRLGWNSISSPEAVVRTSVQHAVGGYDADFPHTHDLEMWLRIAAISDVGHINGPDQAFHRDHGSNLSGAFTGARDLEERFRAYSRFLDVSAETVDVASLRPVLIDRAAEEAMALGLEAAAVRPPDADAVTEAQRLAQRIDPGIANRPGWRELEAARKGALARATMRERLRKVQRRIDDRRRWWRWRLIGA from the coding sequence ATGCGATTCCGCATTCCAATCCGACGGAAGACCCCGCTTTCACCGACCGTGACCGCGGTGGTCCCCTGCTACAACTATGGGAAGTATCTTCCGGACTGCGTGAGGAGCGTGCTCGGGCAGCCGCATGTAGAGGCGTCCGTGATCATCGTCGATGACTGCTCTACGGATGGCTCGTGGCAGGTCGCACAGATGCTGGCGGCACAGAACCCTCGTGTTCGGGCGGTGCACCACGAACGCAACGAGGGCGCCGTCGCGACGTTCAACCACGGGATCTCGCTCGTCGAGGCGGAGTATCTCGTCTTGATATCGGCCGACGACGCGCTTGCGCCAGGCGCGCTCGCGCGAGCGACTGCGCTGATGGCGGCGAACCCGCAGGTCGGCCTCGTCTACGGCCATACATCGAGTTTCAGTGGGGAGATTCCGCGGTGGCGCGAGCGGCCAGTGAGCTGGTCGATCTGGTCGGGCGAGGAATGGCTGCGAGCGCAGTTCCGACTCGGATGGAACTCGATCAGCAGCCCGGAGGCCGTTGTTCGAACATCGGTACAGCATGCCGTTGGCGGCTATGACGCCGACTTCCCGCACACCCATGATCTCGAGATGTGGTTGCGGATCGCGGCTATTTCCGACGTGGGACACATCAACGGCCCGGACCAGGCATTCCATCGGGATCATGGCTCCAATCTGTCCGGCGCGTTCACGGGTGCTCGCGACCTCGAAGAACGGTTTCGTGCGTACTCGAGATTCCTCGACGTAAGCGCGGAAACAGTGGATGTCGCGAGTCTGCGTCCCGTACTCATCGATCGTGCAGCTGAAGAGGCGATGGCGCTCGGCCTCGAGGCGGCTGCGGTCCGGCCGCCAGATGCCGACGCGGTCACCGAGGCACAGCGCTTGGCACAACGGATCGATCCGGGCATCGCGAATCGACCCGGTTGGCGCGAGCTCGAGGCCGCCAGGAAGGGAGCGCTCGCGCGGGCGACGATGAGAGAACGCCTCCGAAAGGTGCAACGACGAATCGACGACCGTAGGCGGTGGTGGAGATGGCGACTGATCGGAGCCTGA
- a CDS encoding DegT/DnrJ/EryC1/StrS family aminotransferase, producing the protein MSVAAVPFLDLPAQQAEIADEVLPVLHAQFAAASFIGGSEVAAFEREYAEYIGVAHCIGVGNGTDALELSLRALGIGRGDEVIIPVNTFIATAEAVTVVGATPVFVDVDSDYLLMDPAAFEAAITPRTRAVIPVHLYGQTAPLDRITPTARRHGIHIVEDAAQSQGADSAAGRAGTLGAIAATSFYPGKNLGAAGDAGAVLTDDDTLAAFVRNYSTHGSSTKYVHDRAGQNSRLDAIQAAVLRSKLRRLDRWNAARRARADHYSELLAEILEVRTPKVRPGNADVWHLFVVQVDERDRVHAELGAAGIGSAIHYPTPLHLTAAYGGLGYSAGAFPVAEAAARRILSLPMFPHLTTDQQERVVSVLARVVARG; encoded by the coding sequence GTGAGCGTCGCGGCGGTCCCGTTCCTGGATCTGCCCGCGCAGCAAGCGGAGATCGCCGACGAAGTCCTTCCCGTGCTGCATGCCCAGTTCGCGGCGGCGTCGTTCATCGGAGGCTCAGAGGTCGCCGCGTTCGAGCGCGAGTACGCCGAGTACATCGGCGTCGCCCACTGCATCGGTGTCGGCAACGGAACGGACGCACTCGAACTCTCGCTCAGGGCGCTTGGGATCGGCCGTGGGGACGAAGTGATCATCCCGGTCAACACGTTCATCGCGACGGCGGAGGCGGTTACGGTAGTCGGTGCGACCCCGGTCTTCGTGGATGTCGACTCGGACTACCTCCTCATGGACCCGGCGGCGTTCGAAGCGGCGATCACGCCACGGACACGGGCCGTCATCCCAGTTCACCTATATGGGCAGACCGCTCCGCTCGATCGCATCACGCCCACCGCCCGCCGTCACGGCATCCACATCGTTGAAGACGCGGCTCAGTCGCAGGGCGCGGACTCCGCTGCCGGACGGGCGGGGACTCTGGGCGCGATCGCGGCCACGAGCTTCTATCCGGGCAAGAACCTGGGGGCGGCCGGCGACGCAGGCGCCGTGCTCACCGACGATGACACCCTGGCGGCATTCGTCCGAAACTACTCGACACACGGCAGCTCGACGAAGTACGTCCACGATCGTGCGGGGCAGAACTCCAGGCTTGACGCGATCCAGGCAGCCGTTCTCCGGTCCAAGCTCCGTCGGCTCGATAGGTGGAACGCCGCCCGGCGCGCCAGAGCTGATCACTACTCGGAGTTGCTGGCAGAGATCCTGGAGGTGCGTACCCCGAAGGTGCGACCGGGCAATGCCGACGTGTGGCACCTCTTCGTCGTGCAAGTCGATGAGCGTGACCGTGTACACGCCGAACTGGGTGCCGCGGGAATCGGCAGCGCGATCCATTACCCGACACCGTTGCATCTCACGGCCGCGTACGGGGGACTCGGATACAGCGCAGGAGCGTTCCCGGTCGCCGAGGCGGCGGCACGCCGCATCCTCTCGCTCCCGATGTTCCCGCACCTGACGACGGACCAGCAGGAACGCGTCGTCAGCGTGCTCGCACGCGTGGTGGCGCGAGGCTGA
- a CDS encoding Gfo/Idh/MocA family protein, protein MTNELGVAVVGAGYWGPNLARNFQYSPHWRLESICDLDGDRANALAMRLGGARVTTSIAEVLADPAVDAIAVATPARTHYGIAMAAMEAGKHVVVEKPLADSVDRANEMVAAADAAGVTLMTDHTYCYTPAVLKMRELISDGHLGDILYIDSVRINLGLIQPDVDVFWDLAPHDLSIMDFLLPGGLDPVSVTAVGADPLGAGKACVGYLSMELLNGAIGHAHVNWLSPTKIRQMVIGGSRRTLVWDDLNPQQRISVYDRGIDFADPSLAQADRRAALVSYRLGDTWSPALKEREALEAMVAEFAGAIQERRRPRTDGHAGLRVLATLDAAARSLATGTRQRPGVLVEELS, encoded by the coding sequence ATGACCAACGAACTCGGAGTGGCAGTCGTCGGCGCCGGCTACTGGGGGCCCAACCTCGCCCGCAATTTCCAGTACAGTCCGCACTGGCGCCTCGAATCGATATGCGATCTCGATGGCGACCGGGCGAACGCACTGGCCATGCGGCTCGGTGGCGCGCGTGTGACGACGTCCATCGCCGAGGTCCTCGCCGATCCTGCGGTCGATGCCATTGCCGTTGCAACTCCAGCGCGGACTCACTACGGGATCGCGATGGCGGCCATGGAGGCAGGCAAACACGTCGTGGTGGAGAAGCCGCTGGCGGACAGCGTCGACCGCGCGAACGAGATGGTGGCAGCCGCTGATGCGGCCGGCGTGACCCTCATGACTGATCACACGTACTGCTATACGCCAGCGGTACTCAAGATGCGAGAGCTCATCTCGGACGGACACCTCGGCGACATTCTCTATATCGACTCCGTCCGCATCAATCTCGGACTCATCCAGCCGGACGTCGATGTGTTCTGGGATCTTGCCCCTCATGATCTGTCGATCATGGATTTCCTTCTCCCAGGGGGCCTGGATCCGGTATCCGTGACGGCAGTGGGTGCCGACCCGTTGGGAGCCGGCAAAGCATGCGTCGGCTATCTTTCGATGGAACTGCTCAACGGGGCCATCGGCCACGCGCACGTGAACTGGCTCAGCCCCACGAAGATCCGACAGATGGTCATCGGGGGCTCACGCCGTACGCTCGTTTGGGACGATCTCAACCCTCAACAGCGCATCAGCGTGTACGACCGCGGGATTGATTTCGCGGATCCTTCGCTCGCTCAGGCGGATCGCCGTGCCGCCCTTGTCTCATATCGGCTCGGGGACACATGGTCACCCGCTCTCAAGGAGCGTGAGGCGCTCGAGGCGATGGTTGCCGAGTTCGCCGGAGCGATCCAAGAACGACGGCGGCCCCGCACTGACGGCCATGCCGGATTGCGCGTGCTCGCCACGCTCGATGCGGCCGCTCGGAGTCTTGCTACGGGCACTCGACAGCGGCCGGGCGTCCTCGTCGAGGAGCTCTCGTGA